The Thermodesulfatator atlanticus DSM 21156 genome contains the following window.
GGACAGGCAGGCTTTCACCAGATCCTCAGGAAAGAATTGCCCGCCATGAGATCCTGGCCACGCTTTCAGATTTTTTAAGCGCAGCGGCCCTTGCTTTGAGAAACCGCGGAAGGTTTTATCTTATTCACGGGGTCCAAAGGCTTCCGGAAATACTTTACCTGTGCCAGGAAAAGGGGTTTGCGCCTAAGACCCTGCGCGTGGTGCATTCTTATCCCGAAGACGAAGGAAGACTTATTCTTCTTGAAGCTGTAAAAGCTGGTGGCCAAGAACTGAGGATACTTCCGCCGCTTTTCGTGTATACCAAAAAGGGCGGGCCTTATACCGATGAGGTTGCGCGTCTTTTTGCTCCGTAACGCATTCTTTTTTTGGTAATGGTGATGCGCAGTCGCAAAAAGGCTTCCCGCAATTCGTTGTCTTCGATAATAGCTAGTTCTTTGCGAAGACGATCAAGAAGGGCCTCTGAAAGTTTTACTTCTTTTCGCGGAGGCTTAGTATAAAAATTTTGCCTGTCCCTTTTTAAAATTAGGCGGATTCTTTGGAAAACAGCTTCACCGGCTAATTCGTTTAAGCGTGCAAGGATCCTTTTCTCTTCAAAGCGCAGGCGCTGAAGCCAAATATTGTCAGCCACTTCAAGGATGAGCACCCCTCTTGCAAAGCCAAGGGGCTTCACTGCCCTGGCAAGGGGTTTGCCGACTATTCCTTCCCAGGAATCAAGAATGCGGGCGGCCAGCAGACTTTTCTGCCAGGCAGGGGCCGCCCACATTCTTTTGAGCACTGAACCAAGGGGTTCCATTATACTTCCTGCTTTACTTGTTCTAATTTTTCTTCGATAAAACGGCGTATTTCTGCCAGGCGTTTTTCATCTTTTGCTTCAAAGCGAAGCACGAGCACGGGTTGGGTGTTAGAGGCACGTACAAGGCCCCAGCCATCTTCGAAAATAACCCTTGCACCATCGATATCAATGACGTTTAATCCCTCCGCTTTGAGTTTTTCCGTAAGTCTGCGCACAATTTCAAATTTTTTCTCATCAGGGCATTCCACCCTGATTTCAGGGGTTGAAACCATTTTGGGCAAGTCTTTTAGCATTTCAGAAAGAGGGGTGTCTGCGCTTGCGACGATTTCTGCAAGCCGTAAAGAGGCATAAACGGCGTCATCAAAACCAAAAAAGCGGTCTGCAAAAAAGATATGCCCGCTCATCTCTCCGGCAAGAAGGGCCTTTTCTTCTTTCATTTTGTTTTTAATAAGGGAGTGGCCGGTTTTCCACATAATGGGTTTTCCGCCAAGCCGCGCGATTTCATCATACATGACTTGTGAGCATTTAACTTCACCGATGATGGTGGCTCCGGGGTGTTTCTGCAAGATGTCACGGGCAAAAATAATGAGAAGTTGATCTCCCCAGAGCACGTTTCCTTTGTCGTCGATAACGCCAATGCGGTCACCGTCACCATCGTAGCCCACGCCAAAGTCAGCACCAATCTCAAGGACCTTGGCCCTCAAGTCTTTTATGTTTTCTGCTACCGTGGGATCAGGAAAGTGGTTGGGAAAAGTGCCGTCAACTTCGCAATAAAGGGAAGTTACCTCACAGCCTTGGTCTTTGAAGGCAAAAGGCGCGGTGAGGGCAGTAACGCCGTTTCCGCAATCAATAACGATTTTTAGAGGTTTTTTAACGTTTATGTTCTCTTTGAGAAAATTGAGATAGGTTGGCAGGATGTCATAGGATGTCTTTTCTCCTGATCCTGATTCAAAGTCTTCTTTTTCGATAAGTTCACGGAGTTCTTGGATTTTGGGGCCATAGATGGTTTCTTTGCCCACGCATATTTTGAATCCGTTGAATTCAGGGGGATTGTGAGACCCTGTTACCTGGATCCCTCCATCAATACCTTCTAATTTAAAAAGGGAAAAATACATTACAGGAGTAGGGGTGACGCCAATATCAACCACGTCAAGACCGGTGGAGAGAATCCCCTTAATTAAGGCTTCCTGGAGTTTAGGGCCAGAGAGCCGGCCATCTCGGCCAGAGACTACTTTTTTGCCACCAGTGCGTTTGACCATGGTTCCGTAGGCTTTGCCAATGGCTTCAGCAACTTCCACGGTGAGGTCCTGATCTACCTTGCCACGTATGTCGTACTCCCGAAACATGAGCGGATTTACCTTCATAGATACCCTCCTCTGAGAAAAGCTTTTCTTTATTTTTAACACAAAACATGGCTTTCTTTCCAAAGAAAAAATAAGTCAGTTATGGGGACAGGCAAAATAAACCGAAATAGGGACAGGCAAACAATAAAGCTGGAACTTTTAGCAGGCCTCGTTATAATGGCCTCATGATTTCTTATCCGCACATTGACCCGGTTATTGTTCACATAGGCCCGCTTGCGATTCGCTGGTATGGTCTCATGTATCTACTGGGATTCCTGGCTGCGTATTTTCTGACTAAATATCAGTTGCGTGAGCGGGGGTTAAGGGAACTTGAAACACACCTTGATAACATCATTTTCTGGGGTGCCCTGGGTCTTATTATTGGCGCTCGCCTAGGCCATGTTTTTTTCTATTTTCCCGGCTACTATCTTAAGCATCCCTTAGAGATTTTTGCCCTCTGGCACGGTGGTATGTCTTTCCACGGGGGGCTCCTTGGTGTTCTCATTACCGGATACATCTACGCCAAAAAACACGGGCTTAATTTTTGGTTTTGGGCTGATCTTTTTGTAGTCCCGGCACCTATTGGTCTTGGGCTTGGGCGTCTTGGCAATTTTATAAATGGTGAGCTATACGGTCGCCCTACAGATGTCCCCTGGGCTATGGTTTTTCCTAAAGGTGGTCCTATACCGCGGCATCCTTCTCAGCTTTACGAAGCCTTTGGCGAAGGATTGGTGCTCTTTCTTCTTATGTGGTTTTTACGCAAGAAAAATTGGC
Protein-coding sequences here:
- a CDS encoding phosphomannomutase/phosphoglucomutase, yielding MKVNPLMFREYDIRGKVDQDLTVEVAEAIGKAYGTMVKRTGGKKVVSGRDGRLSGPKLQEALIKGILSTGLDVVDIGVTPTPVMYFSLFKLEGIDGGIQVTGSHNPPEFNGFKICVGKETIYGPKIQELRELIEKEDFESGSGEKTSYDILPTYLNFLKENINVKKPLKIVIDCGNGVTALTAPFAFKDQGCEVTSLYCEVDGTFPNHFPDPTVAENIKDLRAKVLEIGADFGVGYDGDGDRIGVIDDKGNVLWGDQLLIIFARDILQKHPGATIIGEVKCSQVMYDEIARLGGKPIMWKTGHSLIKNKMKEEKALLAGEMSGHIFFADRFFGFDDAVYASLRLAEIVASADTPLSEMLKDLPKMVSTPEIRVECPDEKKFEIVRRLTEKLKAEGLNVIDIDGARVIFEDGWGLVRASNTQPVLVLRFEAKDEKRLAEIRRFIEEKLEQVKQEV
- the lgt gene encoding prolipoprotein diacylglyceryl transferase produces the protein MISYPHIDPVIVHIGPLAIRWYGLMYLLGFLAAYFLTKYQLRERGLRELETHLDNIIFWGALGLIIGARLGHVFFYFPGYYLKHPLEIFALWHGGMSFHGGLLGVLITGYIYAKKHGLNFWFWADLFVVPAPIGLGLGRLGNFINGELYGRPTDVPWAMVFPKGGPIPRHPSQLYEAFGEGLVLFLLMWFLRKKNWPCGYKFATFLVAYGVIRFFIEFFREPDAGVPLLFGWMTRGQQFCFAMVVVGIALFLIKKRKAPCQPYRYR
- a CDS encoding DUF721 domain-containing protein, translating into MEPLGSVLKRMWAAPAWQKSLLAARILDSWEGIVGKPLARAVKPLGFARGVLILEVADNIWLQRLRFEEKRILARLNELAGEAVFQRIRLILKRDRQNFYTKPPRKEVKLSEALLDRLRKELAIIEDNELREAFLRLRITITKKRMRYGAKRRATSSV